A region from the Rhodopseudomonas julia genome encodes:
- a CDS encoding acyl-CoA dehydrogenase, whose translation MSFRARFITRPLFGWARSILPPMSDTEREAIEAGNVWWDAELFTGTPDWERLLATPPATLTEEEQAFLDGPVAELCEMLDDWHINWKLHDLPQEVWDFIREKRFFGMIIPKEYGGLGFSAFAHSEVIRKVSTASVTGAVSIMVPNSLGPGELLMQFGTKEQRDYWLPRLARGEEIPCFGLTSPDAGSDAAAMTDTGVVTRGMHEGEEVLGIRLNFSKRYITLSPIATVIGLAFKMKDPDHLLGSKEDLGITVALIPADTPGVTRGERHIPAMTFFQNGPVHGEDVFVPLSAIIGGEEQIGKGWKMLMSALAAGRGISLPSLSSAAASFAARTTGAYSRIRHQFNLPVGKFEGVQEHLAQLAGTAYQLDAARRMTCASLDQGYKSGVIAAIMKAHATYRMRESVNDAYDIHSGKAVIDGPKNYLGNLYRAVPVGITVEGANILTRNLMIYGQGAIRAHPFILKEMMALSETDRDKGIREFDEAFWGHVGHAIKNGFKAIGRGWTFGRFAPAPEEAGDLAVHYRQLSRYSSAFAVVSDLALLTLGGSLKRKERLSARLGDILSELYLLSATLKRFEVDGKPAADRPLVDYTFARGTKAIGTAFAELLDNLPSRPAAWLAKFMLFPFGARRSGPSDNLAQICAEILLEPSETRERLTSGLYLGEGQPNAAISHLERAFKLVVEVEPLRRKLREAKVKNPDEAAKKGLISEEEASRLKEAEAAADLVIAVDAFPGEAFTHGSALPDERDHAPSNAASNVHDLKRTA comes from the coding sequence ATGTCTTTTCGCGCCCGTTTTATCACTCGCCCGCTTTTTGGCTGGGCGCGCAGCATCCTGCCGCCGATGTCGGACACGGAACGCGAAGCCATCGAGGCCGGAAATGTCTGGTGGGACGCTGAACTCTTCACCGGAACGCCGGACTGGGAGAGGTTGCTTGCAACACCGCCGGCGACGTTGACAGAGGAGGAGCAGGCCTTCCTCGATGGGCCCGTGGCCGAGCTCTGCGAGATGCTCGACGACTGGCACATCAACTGGAAGCTCCACGATCTGCCGCAGGAAGTCTGGGACTTCATCCGCGAGAAGCGCTTCTTCGGCATGATCATTCCGAAGGAATATGGGGGGCTCGGCTTCTCCGCCTTCGCCCATTCGGAGGTGATCCGCAAAGTCTCGACTGCGAGCGTGACGGGTGCCGTTTCCATCATGGTCCCGAATTCGCTCGGGCCGGGCGAGCTTTTGATGCAGTTCGGCACCAAGGAGCAGCGCGATTACTGGCTCCCGCGCCTGGCCCGTGGCGAAGAAATTCCCTGCTTCGGCCTGACGAGCCCGGACGCCGGCTCCGATGCTGCCGCCATGACCGATACCGGGGTCGTGACCCGCGGCATGCACGAGGGCGAGGAAGTTCTCGGCATCCGCCTCAATTTCTCCAAGCGCTACATCACACTCTCGCCGATCGCGACGGTGATCGGTCTCGCCTTCAAGATGAAGGATCCCGACCATCTTCTCGGCAGCAAAGAAGATCTCGGCATCACGGTTGCTCTGATCCCGGCCGATACGCCGGGCGTGACGCGCGGCGAGCGGCATATCCCGGCGATGACCTTCTTCCAGAACGGTCCGGTGCACGGCGAAGACGTCTTCGTGCCGCTCTCGGCGATCATCGGCGGTGAGGAGCAGATCGGCAAAGGCTGGAAGATGCTGATGTCGGCACTGGCGGCCGGGCGCGGCATCTCGCTGCCCTCGCTGTCGTCGGCCGCGGCATCGTTTGCCGCGCGCACCACCGGCGCCTATTCCAGGATCCGTCACCAGTTCAATCTGCCGGTCGGCAAATTCGAAGGCGTGCAGGAGCATCTCGCCCAGCTCGCCGGCACCGCCTATCAGCTCGATGCAGCCCGCCGCATGACCTGCGCCTCGCTCGACCAGGGCTACAAATCCGGCGTCATCGCCGCGATCATGAAGGCCCATGCAACCTACCGCATGCGCGAATCCGTCAACGATGCCTATGACATCCATTCCGGCAAGGCGGTGATCGACGGGCCGAAGAACTATCTCGGCAATCTCTATCGTGCCGTGCCGGTCGGCATCACGGTTGAGGGCGCCAACATTCTGACCCGCAATCTGATGATCTACGGCCAGGGCGCGATCCGCGCCCATCCCTTCATTTTGAAGGAGATGATGGCCTTGTCGGAGACGGATCGCGACAAGGGCATCCGCGAATTCGACGAAGCCTTCTGGGGCCATGTCGGCCACGCCATCAAGAACGGCTTCAAGGCGATAGGCCGCGGCTGGACCTTTGGACGTTTCGCCCCGGCACCGGAGGAGGCGGGCGATCTCGCCGTCCATTATCGCCAGCTGTCGCGTTACTCGTCCGCCTTCGCGGTTGTGAGCGATCTGGCGCTCCTCACCCTTGGCGGCTCGCTGAAGCGCAAGGAGCGCCTGTCGGCACGTCTCGGCGATATCCTGTCGGAGCTCTATCTCCTGTCGGCGACGTTGAAGCGCTTCGAGGTCGACGGAAAACCCGCAGCCGACCGGCCGCTCGTCGATTACACCTTCGCGCGCGGCACCAAGGCGATCGGCACGGCCTTTGCCGAGCTTCTCGACAATCTGCCGTCGCGACCGGCGGCGTGGCTCGCCAAATTCATGCTCTTCCCGTTCGGTGCCCGCCGCTCCGGACCGTCCGACAATCTCGCACAGATCTGCGCGGAGATCCTGCTCGAGCCTTCGGAGACGCGCGAGCGCCTGACGTCGGGGCTCTATCTCGGCGAAGGGCAGCCGAACGCGGCGATCTCGCATCTGGAGCGCGCCTTCAAGCTGGTCGTGGAGGTGGAACCGCTGCGCCGCAAGCTGCGCGAGGCCAAAGTGAAGAATCCTGACGAAGCCGCAAAGAAGGGCCTCATTTCCGAGGAAGAGGCGAGCCGCCTCAAGGAGGCGGAGGCCGCCGCCGATCTGGTGATCGCGGTCGATGCCTTCCCCGGCGAAGCTTTCACCCACGGCAGTGCCCTGCCGGATGAGCGTGACCACGCGCCGTCCAACGCTGCCAGCAATGTTCATGACCTGAAACGGACCGCTTAA
- a CDS encoding TRAP transporter large permease, which translates to MSDVALGGWSFAVLLLLIFLRMPIGLAMLLVGLVGNALVNGSWTPLLAQLKSLTYESFSSYSLSIVPLFLLMGQFATRGGMSRQLFDAAAVLLGHRKGGVAMAAVGACAGFGAICGSSLATAATMAKVAIPEMRRFGYSGALSTGCLAAGGTLGILIPPSVILVIYAILTEQNIAKLFLAAVLPGLLAALGYMLAIAIYVRLWPDAAGRRDKADREERLAALIAVWPVLAVFVAVIGGIYLGIFTPTEGAAVGALGTGLIALATGALGPRALIDALLETAVATAMIFFIVFGAAVFNTFLAFSQLPQELAQSVMEAGLDPWTVLAAILLCYLAFGCVMDSLSMILLTIPIFFPLVSGLDFGLGPEEFAIWFGILVLIVVEVGLITPPVGMNLFVINSLSEDVPMSATFRGVIPFVASDILRITILVAFPSITLVMLRILY; encoded by the coding sequence GTGAGTGATGTGGCGCTTGGCGGCTGGTCTTTCGCCGTCCTCCTGCTTCTGATTTTTCTGCGTATGCCGATCGGCCTTGCCATGCTTTTGGTCGGCCTCGTCGGCAATGCCCTCGTCAATGGCTCCTGGACACCGCTTCTGGCGCAGCTCAAATCGCTCACTTACGAGAGCTTTTCGAGCTACTCGCTGTCGATCGTGCCGCTCTTTCTCCTGATGGGGCAATTTGCGACCCGCGGGGGCATGTCGCGGCAGCTCTTCGACGCGGCGGCCGTGCTGCTCGGTCACCGCAAGGGTGGCGTCGCCATGGCCGCCGTGGGCGCCTGTGCCGGCTTCGGGGCGATCTGCGGCTCATCCCTCGCGACCGCCGCCACCATGGCCAAGGTGGCGATCCCGGAGATGCGCCGCTTCGGCTATTCGGGGGCGCTTTCGACCGGCTGCCTCGCCGCGGGCGGCACGCTCGGCATCCTCATTCCGCCCTCCGTCATCCTGGTCATTTATGCCATCCTGACGGAGCAGAATATCGCCAAGCTCTTTCTCGCCGCCGTCCTGCCGGGGCTGCTGGCCGCACTCGGCTATATGCTGGCGATCGCAATCTATGTGCGTCTGTGGCCGGACGCGGCGGGGCGTCGCGACAAGGCCGATCGGGAGGAGAGGCTCGCCGCTCTCATTGCCGTCTGGCCGGTTCTTGCCGTTTTCGTGGCGGTGATCGGCGGCATCTATCTCGGCATTTTCACGCCGACCGAAGGGGCAGCCGTCGGCGCTCTGGGCACCGGCCTCATTGCGCTCGCGACTGGTGCCCTCGGCCCCCGCGCCCTGATCGACGCGCTTCTGGAGACGGCGGTCGCCACCGCCATGATCTTTTTCATCGTTTTCGGCGCGGCCGTCTTCAACACCTTCCTTGCCTTCTCGCAACTGCCGCAGGAACTGGCGCAAAGCGTGATGGAGGCGGGGCTCGATCCCTGGACAGTGCTTGCCGCGATCCTGCTTTGCTACCTCGCTTTCGGCTGCGTGATGGATTCGCTGTCGATGATCCTCCTCACCATCCCGATCTTCTTTCCACTCGTGAGCGGTCTCGATTTCGGTCTCGGCCCAGAGGAATTCGCTATCTGGTTCGGTATCTTAGTCTTGATCGTCGTAGAGGTTGGGCTGATCACGCCGCCGGTTGGCATGAACCTCTTCGTGATCAACTCGTTGTCAGAAGATGTTCCGATGAGCGCCACTTTCCGTGGCGTCATTCCCTTTGTCGCCAGCGACATTTTGCGCATAACAATTTTAGTTGCCTTCCCTTCGATCACCCTCGTTATGCTTCGAATTCTCTATTGA
- a CDS encoding sarcosine oxidase subunit delta, whose translation MLIPCPVCGLRDVGEFTYWGDAGVKRPSHREKEAGPWIPYVYERKNPRGEHKEIWQHEHGCRQFLIATRNTETHEVLNAALAGPFGGDE comes from the coding sequence ATGCTGATCCCATGTCCCGTCTGCGGGCTGCGCGATGTCGGCGAATTCACCTATTGGGGCGATGCGGGCGTGAAGCGCCCGTCGCACCGGGAAAAAGAAGCCGGACCGTGGATCCCTTATGTCTACGAGCGCAAGAACCCGCGCGGCGAACACAAGGAAATCTGGCAGCACGAACATGGCTGCCGGCAGTTCCTGATCGCCACCCGCAACACCGAGACGCATGAAGTGCTGAACGCCGCGCTTGCCGGTCCGTTCGGGGGAGACGAGTGA
- a CDS encoding acetyl-CoA C-acetyltransferase gives MTQPVYLVDGARTPFIKARGKPGPFTPVDLAVQAGRPLLMRQPFSPKEFDEVILGCVNVIADEMNPARVAALRLDMGDEMPAFTVQINCGSGMQSIDTAFRYIQDGTRDMILAGGTEALSHSPMILKRDAVEWLGEFNSSKSIWDRLGKTTSFRPGDFKPQIGLERGLTDPITDLNMGQTAEILAQIFDISREQADEYATESHHRLARAQNEGWLADEVTPAFDRDGVAYDHDDGVRPDSSVEKLAKLKPAFERPFGKVTPGNASQITDGACWVILASERAVEKWGLKPIAKIVDSEWGALDPAIMGLGPVVSSTRLMQRHDMGLDNVDLWELNEAFAAQVLACLAAWEDETVCRDVLGLDHPLGRIERDKLNIDGGAISLGHPVGTSGNRIVLHLANALKRTGKSRGIATECIGGGQGGAMLIERVI, from the coding sequence ATGACCCAGCCAGTTTATCTGGTGGACGGCGCCCGAACCCCGTTCATCAAAGCCCGGGGCAAACCCGGGCCGTTCACGCCCGTCGATCTCGCCGTCCAGGCGGGGCGGCCACTTCTCATGCGCCAGCCTTTCTCGCCGAAGGAATTCGACGAGGTCATCCTGGGCTGCGTCAACGTCATTGCCGACGAGATGAACCCGGCGCGCGTCGCAGCCCTTCGCCTCGATATGGGCGACGAGATGCCGGCCTTCACCGTGCAGATCAATTGCGGCTCCGGCATGCAGTCGATCGACACGGCCTTCCGCTACATCCAGGACGGCACCCGCGACATGATCCTGGCCGGCGGCACCGAGGCGCTCAGCCATTCGCCGATGATCCTGAAACGTGACGCCGTGGAATGGCTCGGCGAGTTCAATTCCTCGAAGTCGATCTGGGACCGGCTCGGCAAGACGACCTCGTTCCGCCCTGGGGATTTCAAGCCGCAGATTGGCCTGGAGCGCGGCCTGACCGACCCGATCACCGACCTCAATATGGGCCAGACCGCGGAGATCCTGGCGCAGATCTTCGACATCAGCCGCGAACAGGCCGACGAATATGCGACGGAGAGCCATCACCGGCTCGCGCGTGCGCAGAATGAAGGCTGGCTCGCCGACGAGGTGACGCCCGCCTTCGATCGCGACGGTGTTGCCTACGATCACGATGATGGTGTGCGTCCTGACAGCTCGGTGGAAAAGCTCGCCAAACTAAAGCCCGCTTTCGAGCGGCCTTTCGGCAAGGTGACGCCCGGCAATGCCTCGCAGATCACCGATGGTGCCTGCTGGGTCATTCTCGCCTCCGAGAGGGCGGTGGAGAAATGGGGCCTGAAGCCGATCGCGAAAATCGTCGATTCCGAATGGGGGGCGCTCGATCCCGCCATCATGGGGCTCGGGCCCGTCGTGTCGTCGACGCGGCTCATGCAGCGCCATGACATGGGTCTCGACAATGTCGATCTGTGGGAGCTGAACGAAGCTTTCGCCGCGCAGGTTCTCGCCTGTCTCGCTGCCTGGGAGGATGAAACCGTCTGCCGCGACGTTCTTGGTCTCGACCATCCGCTCGGGCGCATCGAACGCGACAAGCTCAACATCGACGGCGGCGCCATCAGCCTCGGCCATCCGGTCGGCACCAGCGGCAATCGCATCGTGCTGCATCTCGCCAACGCCTTGAAGCGCACCGGCAAGAGCCGCGGAATTGCAACCGAATGCATCGGCGGCGGCCAGGGCGGCGCCATGCTCATTGAACGCGTAATATGA
- a CDS encoding tetratricopeptide repeat protein, protein MPMASPAISTDPTGRPADVRLDLFTTLRSRPLLRSFALVLTLALSAALASPAPARAAGETDGRHLSASERDAELSRLYEELKNARSEMEGRRIENLIWQAWMAGPTAEISQMLQEALTARRVADYDKAVAILDDVIARAPDYPEAWNQRATLRFLEGDLDGSLEDIDRVMELEPKHFAALSGRGLILLHQGRTRLAHKALREAVAINPWLRERALLPQTPDGDRPADEDGEGDAGGRDI, encoded by the coding sequence ATGCCGATGGCTTCCCCCGCGATCTCGACTGACCCCACTGGCCGACCCGCAGATGTCCGCCTCGACCTTTTCACGACGCTGCGCTCACGTCCTCTCCTCCGCAGCTTCGCTCTCGTTCTGACGCTCGCTCTTTCGGCGGCCCTCGCCTCACCCGCTCCGGCCCGGGCGGCGGGCGAAACCGACGGCCGGCATCTCTCCGCCTCCGAGCGGGACGCGGAACTCTCCCGCCTCTACGAGGAGCTCAAAAACGCCCGGAGCGAAATGGAAGGCCGGCGCATCGAGAACCTGATCTGGCAGGCCTGGATGGCCGGCCCGACCGCGGAGATTTCGCAGATGCTGCAGGAGGCCCTCACGGCCCGCCGCGTCGCCGATTACGACAAGGCGGTGGCGATCCTCGATGACGTGATCGCCCGTGCACCCGATTATCCCGAGGCCTGGAATCAGCGCGCCACCTTGCGCTTTCTCGAAGGCGATCTCGACGGCTCGCTCGAAGACATCGACCGCGTGATGGAGCTCGAGCCCAAGCACTTCGCGGCACTTTCCGGCCGCGGCCTCATCCTCCTGCATCAGGGGCGCACGCGGCTTGCCCACAAAGCTCTGCGCGAAGCCGTCGCCATCAATCCCTGGCTGAGAGAGCGGGCATTGCTTCCGCAGACGCCCGACGGCGACAGACCCGCAGACGAAGACGGCGAGGGGGACGCGGGCGGCCGCGACATCTGA
- a CDS encoding GFA family protein: protein MDEAIEGGCLCGRTRYRATRPPSATTNCHCRSCRMAAGASGVAWAVFSREDFTFSAGERVIYHSSPGVQRGFCGRCGTSLTYESDHDPDVIEVNLVTLDHADDFPPERESWLDDALPWEVVDPDLPHHRGSRKEPPDA from the coding sequence ATGGACGAAGCGATCGAGGGCGGCTGCCTGTGCGGACGGACGCGGTACCGCGCGACGCGGCCGCCGAGCGCCACCACCAACTGCCATTGCCGCTCCTGCCGGATGGCGGCCGGCGCGTCCGGCGTCGCCTGGGCGGTCTTCTCCCGCGAAGATTTTACGTTTTCGGCGGGCGAGCGCGTCATCTACCATTCTTCGCCCGGCGTGCAGCGCGGCTTCTGCGGCCGCTGCGGCACGTCGCTCACCTATGAGAGCGATCATGATCCAGACGTGATCGAGGTCAATCTCGTCACGCTCGACCATGCGGATGACTTTCCGCCTGAGCGCGAAAGTTGGCTCGACGACGCCCTGCCTTGGGAGGTGGTGGATCCGGACCTTCCCCATCATCGCGGCTCTCGAAAGGAGCCGCCTGACGCCTGA
- a CDS encoding TRAP transporter small permease — translation MSGGIFPEAEARVGRLVGRLCAGLAVLGGLVLVLLTVMTVVSIAGRALVPLGLGPVPGDFELVEAGVAFAVFSFLPWCQFRRGHVTVDFLAERFGPRGMAACALTSNLVMTALACLLAWRLGLGMQDKRLYTETTFILQFPIWWPYAASLAGAWMFAVASAYSVWRSLNETLTTGEPAGLRLRGTESGE, via the coding sequence GTGAGCGGAGGGATTTTTCCCGAAGCAGAAGCGCGCGTCGGCCGTCTCGTCGGCCGGCTCTGTGCCGGTCTTGCCGTCCTCGGCGGTCTCGTCCTCGTCCTCCTGACGGTGATGACCGTCGTCTCCATTGCCGGCCGGGCGCTGGTTCCTTTGGGGCTTGGTCCGGTCCCGGGCGATTTCGAGCTTGTGGAAGCGGGCGTCGCCTTTGCCGTCTTTTCCTTCCTGCCCTGGTGCCAGTTCCGCCGGGGCCACGTCACCGTCGACTTTCTGGCAGAACGCTTCGGGCCGCGTGGCATGGCGGCCTGTGCGCTCACGTCCAATCTCGTCATGACGGCTCTCGCCTGTCTTCTTGCCTGGCGCCTTGGTCTCGGCATGCAGGACAAGAGGCTCTACACGGAGACGACCTTCATCCTGCAATTCCCGATCTGGTGGCCCTATGCGGCCTCGCTCGCCGGCGCCTGGATGTTTGCCGTCGCCTCCGCTTACAGCGTCTGGCGCTCTCTCAATGAGACGCTGACGACAGGCGAACCGGCGGGCCTGCGCCTGCGCGGGACGGAGTCCGGCGAGTGA
- a CDS encoding sarcosine oxidase subunit beta family protein, with protein sequence MAEYSALRVLTQGITGNRGWRPAWRKAEPKPRYDAIIVGGGGHGLATAFYLAKNHKLTNIAVVERGWIGQGNVGRNQTIVRSNYLLPENHRFYDWSLKLWEGLSQELNYNVMFSQRGVLNLAHSPEQLDRFAERGNALRLAGIDAELLSREGVSRLCPGLDISPGARFPVVGGLLQKRGGTARHDAVAWGYARAADRLGVDIIENTPVTGFIKEAGKVVGVETPRGQIKAAKVGVSVAGMTSDVMRLAGVDNLPIESHLLQAFVTEPVKPLIHTVVAYGCGHMYVTQSDKGGLVFGGGLDLYNSYAQRGNLPAVHEMTEQLLALFPNASRLKLLRSWGGIMDMSMDGSPIIDKGPLPGLYLDCGWCYGGFKATPAAGWCFAHTIANDEPHPLNAAYSLDRFKDGRVLDEAGVGPTPRLH encoded by the coding sequence ATGGCGGAATATTCGGCCCTGCGGGTCCTGACCCAGGGCATTACGGGAAATCGCGGCTGGCGTCCGGCCTGGCGCAAGGCGGAGCCGAAGCCGCGCTACGACGCCATCATCGTCGGTGGCGGTGGCCATGGTCTCGCCACGGCCTTCTATCTCGCCAAGAACCACAAGCTCACCAATATCGCCGTCGTCGAGCGCGGCTGGATCGGCCAGGGCAATGTCGGGCGCAACCAGACCATCGTGCGCTCCAATTACCTCCTGCCGGAAAACCACCGCTTCTACGACTGGAGCCTGAAATTGTGGGAGGGCCTGTCGCAGGAGCTCAACTACAATGTCATGTTCTCGCAGCGCGGCGTTCTCAATCTCGCGCATTCGCCCGAACAGCTCGATCGTTTTGCAGAACGCGGCAATGCGCTCCGGCTCGCCGGCATCGATGCGGAGCTTCTTTCCCGCGAGGGCGTGTCGCGGCTCTGTCCGGGTCTCGACATTTCGCCCGGCGCACGCTTTCCGGTGGTCGGCGGGCTTCTGCAAAAACGCGGCGGCACCGCACGCCACGACGCCGTCGCCTGGGGCTATGCCCGCGCCGCCGACCGACTCGGGGTCGATATCATCGAGAACACACCCGTCACCGGCTTCATCAAGGAGGCGGGCAAGGTCGTCGGCGTGGAGACACCGCGCGGACAGATCAAGGCCGCCAAGGTCGGCGTCTCCGTCGCCGGCATGACATCCGACGTGATGCGGCTTGCCGGCGTCGACAATCTGCCGATCGAAAGCCATCTTTTGCAGGCCTTCGTCACCGAGCCGGTGAAGCCGCTCATCCACACGGTCGTCGCCTATGGCTGCGGGCACATGTATGTCACGCAATCCGACAAGGGCGGCCTCGTCTTCGGCGGCGGTCTCGATCTCTACAATTCCTACGCCCAGCGCGGCAATCTGCCGGCCGTCCACGAGATGACGGAGCAGCTTCTGGCGCTCTTTCCGAATGCCTCGCGCCTCAAGCTCCTGCGCTCCTGGGGCGGCATCATGGACATGTCGATGGACGGCAGCCCGATCATCGACAAGGGGCCCCTGCCCGGCCTCTACCTCGATTGCGGCTGGTGCTACGGCGGTTTCAAGGCGACACCCGCAGCCGGCTGGTGTTTTGCCCATACGATCGCCAATGACGAGCCGCACCCGCTCAACGCCGCCTATTCACTCGACCGCTTCAAGGACGGCCGGGTGCTCGACGAGGCCGGCGTCGGCCCAACCCCGAGATTGCATTGA
- a CDS encoding 3-hydroxyacyl-CoA dehydrogenase NAD-binding domain-containing protein: MGRMLSALSPRLMETGPVDLKTAPADKMWKRGRDADNVEWLLLDMPGRSVNVVDEAMLTELDAILTELEANPPKALVIRSAKKSGFIVGADINMFRNLTKAEEVEAALRRAHKVVDRLAEVSYPTVAVIHGNCLGGGLEIALACKRRVAVGEAKLGFPEVMLGLHPGLGGTFRSTELIDPTEAMTMMLTGRNKSARSAKRLGLVDLATEERHVAAAVAAVARGELHSAAHEGLKDKALGSGPGRRFASNRMRAKVEERLRKEHYPAPYALIDLWETSGGDADNMREGEIKSFADLLVTDTAQSLIRVFFLREKMKGLAPKKSDISHVHVVGAGTMGGEIAAWSARSGMRATLADLAIKPIAKAMKPAWKMMEKTLKDSVKARDAWDRLIPDPNGYGLKGADLVIEAVPEKLDLKKKIYAGLEEGMKPGAIIATNTSSIPLEDLRADLKDPSRFVGIHFFNPVSKMQLVEVVKHDRLSDETLSAAMSYVTSIDRLPAPVKSSPGFLVNRALTPYLLEAMLLLDEGVDKEVIDEAANNFGMPMGPVELMDNIGLDVGLAVADELRNRLPVPIPEAPQWLKDKVEKGELGRKTGKGLYSYDKDGKPQRGKKHEAIPPADLQDRLVLPILNTCAACLRENVVEDEDVLDGAMIFGTGFAPFRGGPLHYARARGVDDVVAALDKLAEKYGDRFKPDDGWTKLRQEQRAAA, translated from the coding sequence ATGGGACGCATGCTGAGCGCGCTGTCGCCGCGCCTTATGGAAACCGGGCCCGTCGATCTGAAGACGGCGCCTGCCGACAAAATGTGGAAGCGCGGCCGTGACGCCGACAATGTCGAATGGCTTCTCCTCGACATGCCGGGCCGCTCCGTCAATGTCGTCGACGAGGCGATGCTGACGGAACTCGACGCCATTCTGACGGAGCTTGAGGCAAACCCGCCGAAGGCGCTCGTCATCCGATCGGCGAAGAAATCCGGCTTCATCGTCGGCGCCGACATCAACATGTTCCGCAATCTGACGAAGGCGGAAGAGGTGGAGGCAGCGCTCAGGCGCGCCCACAAGGTCGTCGACCGGCTCGCCGAGGTGTCTTATCCGACCGTCGCCGTCATTCATGGCAATTGCCTTGGTGGTGGGCTTGAGATCGCGCTCGCCTGCAAGCGCCGCGTCGCGGTCGGTGAGGCGAAGCTCGGCTTTCCGGAGGTCATGCTCGGCCTGCATCCGGGTCTTGGCGGCACCTTCCGTTCCACCGAACTCATCGACCCCACCGAGGCGATGACCATGATGCTGACGGGCCGCAACAAATCGGCCCGCTCGGCGAAACGTCTCGGCCTCGTCGATCTTGCCACCGAAGAGCGCCATGTGGCGGCGGCTGTTGCCGCGGTCGCCAGGGGCGAGCTTCATTCCGCCGCCCATGAAGGGCTGAAGGACAAGGCACTGGGCAGCGGCCCGGGCCGTCGTTTTGCGTCCAACCGCATGCGGGCGAAGGTCGAGGAGCGGCTGCGCAAGGAGCATTATCCGGCGCCCTACGCGCTCATCGATCTGTGGGAGACGTCCGGCGGCGACGCCGACAATATGCGCGAAGGCGAGATCAAATCCTTTGCGGATCTTCTCGTCACGGATACGGCGCAAAGCCTCATCCGCGTCTTCTTCCTGCGGGAGAAGATGAAGGGTCTCGCTCCGAAGAAGAGCGATATCAGCCATGTCCATGTCGTGGGCGCCGGCACGATGGGTGGCGAGATCGCCGCCTGGTCGGCACGCAGCGGCATGCGCGCGACGCTCGCTGACCTTGCTATCAAGCCGATCGCCAAGGCGATGAAGCCCGCCTGGAAGATGATGGAAAAGACGCTCAAAGACAGCGTCAAGGCGCGTGACGCCTGGGACCGGCTCATTCCGGACCCGAACGGCTACGGGCTCAAGGGCGCCGATCTCGTCATCGAAGCGGTGCCGGAAAAGCTCGATCTGAAGAAGAAGATCTACGCGGGTCTCGAAGAGGGCATGAAGCCCGGTGCGATCATCGCCACCAACACCTCGTCGATCCCGCTTGAGGATTTACGGGCGGACCTGAAAGATCCCTCCCGCTTCGTCGGCATCCACTTCTTCAACCCGGTGTCGAAGATGCAGCTCGTCGAGGTGGTGAAACACGACCGCCTGTCGGACGAGACGCTTTCGGCGGCGATGTCCTACGTCACCTCGATCGACCGCCTGCCGGCGCCGGTGAAATCCTCGCCGGGTTTCCTCGTCAATCGGGCTCTGACGCCGTATCTCCTGGAAGCCATGCTCCTGCTCGACGAAGGCGTCGACAAGGAGGTGATCGACGAGGCTGCGAACAATTTCGGCATGCCGATGGGGCCTGTCGAACTTATGGACAATATCGGCCTCGATGTCGGGCTCGCGGTTGCCGACGAATTGCGCAACCGCCTGCCTGTGCCGATTCCCGAGGCACCCCAATGGCTGAAGGACAAGGTCGAAAAGGGCGAGCTCGGCCGCAAGACCGGCAAGGGGCTCTATTCCTACGACAAGGACGGAAAGCCGCAGCGCGGCAAGAAGCACGAGGCCATCCCACCGGCGGATCTCCAGGATCGCCTCGTCCTGCCGATCCTCAATACCTGTGCGGCATGCCTGCGTGAGAACGTCGTGGAAGACGAGGATGTCCTT